In one window of Methanosarcina vacuolata Z-761 DNA:
- the ablB gene encoding putative beta-lysine N-acetyltransferase yields MEKNLPFILEIKEELAGYWKKINLEVDESKAELVIDYYNSRIKVMNLIGIFENISGILKIVAKVEKIGKIIVYAPLENIKELETCGYVEEGTINGYYAGKDCHVFSSYPETSRGVSPNKGKEDRIIENCLRKVIIAGRKLKKPDDPQKNESIRKQTENIGLPEEYRLKSAVQADASAMATLYRQEFKFYPTPLHMKSYLLKTMDSNVLYFLAEKQGTILSLASAEMDPTNKCAEITDCLTIPSERGKGLIKELIKALEIELSKRGFRSSYTLCRALSPGINAAFASLGYAYTGRLVNNCKIGNGFEDMNIWCKILKNNRSKQRIN; encoded by the coding sequence ATGGAAAAAAACCTTCCCTTTATTCTTGAAATTAAAGAAGAACTGGCGGGATACTGGAAAAAGATAAATCTGGAGGTCGATGAATCAAAAGCTGAGCTTGTAATTGATTACTACAACAGCAGAATAAAAGTTATGAATCTTATCGGGATTTTTGAGAACATTTCAGGAATTCTCAAAATCGTTGCCAAAGTAGAAAAAATTGGGAAGATAATTGTATATGCGCCTCTGGAAAACATAAAAGAGCTTGAAACCTGTGGGTATGTAGAGGAAGGAACCATTAATGGGTACTATGCAGGAAAAGACTGCCATGTTTTCTCAAGTTACCCCGAAACTTCCAGAGGAGTTTCTCCTAATAAAGGGAAAGAAGACCGGATAATTGAAAACTGTCTCAGAAAAGTAATAATTGCCGGGAGAAAACTGAAAAAACCGGATGATCCCCAAAAAAATGAGAGCATAAGAAAACAAACAGAGAATATCGGGCTTCCAGAAGAGTACAGGCTCAAGTCTGCGGTCCAGGCTGATGCCTCAGCAATGGCAACTCTTTACAGGCAGGAGTTTAAGTTTTATCCCACTCCTTTGCACATGAAAAGTTATCTTCTAAAAACTATGGACTCTAATGTTCTCTATTTCCTTGCGGAAAAGCAAGGAACAATCTTGAGCCTTGCTTCGGCAGAAATGGATCCAACAAATAAGTGTGCCGAAATAACCGACTGTCTGACAATTCCTTCCGAGAGGGGAAAAGGATTGATAAAAGAGCTCATCAAAGCCCTGGAAATAGAACTTTCAAAAAGAGGTTTCAGGAGCTCTTATACTCTCTGTAGGGCTTTATCTCCAGGAATAAACGCAGCTTTTGCTTCTCTTGGCTATGCTTACACAGGTAGGCTAGTTAACAACTGCAAGATTGGAAATGGATTTGAAGACATGAACATCTGGTGCAAAATTCTTAAAAATAATAGGTCAAAACAAAGAATAAACTAA
- a CDS encoding flavin reductase family protein has product MPTTLVGAHVNGKPNYLTVAFCGVVQASPPMIAVTLGKIHHTNEGIRENQCFSVNIPSQDMVEVTDYCGIVSGKKTDKSEIFETFYGKLEKAPMIRECPVNLECRLIDILDLRGASEVFIGEIVEGYAEEKYLCNEIPDIEKIKPIVFSMYDNNYWGIGEHLGKAWSIGKNFAEGGKEKKAENDR; this is encoded by the coding sequence ATGCCCACTACCCTTGTAGGGGCTCATGTAAACGGAAAGCCGAATTACCTGACAGTCGCTTTTTGCGGAGTCGTACAGGCAAGCCCTCCCATGATCGCGGTGACCCTTGGGAAAATTCACCATACAAATGAAGGAATAAGAGAAAACCAGTGCTTCAGTGTAAATATTCCTTCTCAGGACATGGTGGAAGTTACGGACTACTGCGGCATAGTCTCTGGAAAAAAAACGGATAAATCCGAAATTTTCGAAACCTTCTACGGAAAACTTGAAAAAGCCCCAATGATCCGGGAATGCCCTGTAAATCTCGAGTGCAGGCTTATAGATATTCTGGATCTCAGAGGCGCAAGTGAGGTTTTCATAGGGGAGATTGTTGAAGGTTATGCAGAGGAAAAATATCTCTGTAATGAAATTCCTGATATCGAGAAGATCAAGCCTATAGTTTTTTCCATGTATGATAATAATTACTGGGGAATAGGTGAGCACCTGGGCAAGGCCTGGTCCATCGGGAAAAATTTTGCTGAAGGCGGTAAAGAAAAAAAAGCTGAAAACGATAGATGA
- a CDS encoding 50S ribosomal protein L40e: MGRFPEAEERLLNKKICMRCNARNAIRATRCRKCGYSALRVKSKESKGA; encoded by the coding sequence ATGGGTCGTTTTCCAGAAGCAGAAGAAAGATTATTAAATAAAAAAATTTGCATGCGATGCAATGCAAGGAATGCAATAAGGGCAACCCGCTGCAGAAAATGCGGCTACAGTGCTCTTCGGGTAAAATCCAAGGAATCCAAGGGAGCATGA
- the purB gene encoding adenylosuccinate lyase, which produces MLIHPIDYRYGTAEMKHVWSQKNRLNKLLQVEAALARAEADMGLIPADSAEIISESISSVKAERVDEIEAEIHHDMMAVVTAISEQCRDDAGKWVHFGATSNDILDTATALQIKDAIDLMEDKLKTFLGVLLDKAEAHKNTVCCGRTHGQIGVPTTYGLRFAIWASEISRHLDRLHQLTPRATVGQMTGAVGTQAAFGKAGILIQKLTMQHLGIGAVDVSNQIIQRDRHAEFVMWMANTVTTLDKIGIEIRTLQRSEIAEIEESFGKKQVGSSTMPHKRNPIKSEQICGLARIVRAMVEPELLNNTLWDERDLTNSSSERVVFPEACVLTDHILKLGINVIEHLRFYPENIRRNLELLRGLNMGEAVMIELAKRGVGRQEAHELVRTAAMKAHDTGQHFKTVLLETPDIARYLTATDIENLVNPDKYIGTAVEQVEVLVAKLREAYSL; this is translated from the coding sequence GTGTTGATTCATCCTATAGACTATCGGTATGGTACAGCAGAAATGAAACATGTGTGGAGCCAAAAAAATAGACTTAATAAGCTCCTTCAAGTCGAAGCGGCCCTTGCCCGCGCCGAAGCGGATATGGGTTTGATCCCTGCAGATTCGGCTGAGATTATATCTGAAAGTATCTCTTCCGTAAAAGCTGAAAGGGTTGACGAAATTGAAGCCGAAATTCATCATGACATGATGGCTGTGGTCACTGCGATTTCTGAACAGTGTAGAGATGATGCTGGAAAATGGGTACATTTCGGAGCAACTTCAAACGATATTCTAGATACGGCAACAGCTCTCCAGATTAAGGATGCAATCGACCTTATGGAAGATAAACTCAAAACTTTTCTCGGAGTTCTGCTTGACAAGGCCGAAGCCCACAAGAATACGGTCTGCTGCGGAAGAACCCACGGACAGATAGGGGTTCCGACAACATACGGCCTGCGTTTTGCCATATGGGCTTCGGAGATTTCAAGGCATCTGGACCGTCTCCATCAACTCACTCCAAGAGCAACTGTAGGGCAGATGACAGGAGCAGTAGGGACCCAGGCTGCGTTTGGAAAAGCCGGAATTCTTATCCAGAAACTTACAATGCAGCACCTTGGAATTGGCGCTGTTGATGTTTCCAACCAGATAATTCAGAGGGATAGGCACGCTGAATTTGTAATGTGGATGGCAAACACGGTCACGACTCTGGATAAGATAGGTATAGAAATAAGGACCCTCCAGCGCAGTGAAATTGCCGAGATTGAGGAAAGTTTTGGAAAAAAACAGGTCGGCTCATCTACTATGCCCCATAAACGCAATCCCATAAAGTCCGAGCAGATATGCGGACTTGCAAGAATTGTAAGGGCCATGGTTGAACCCGAACTCCTTAATAATACCCTGTGGGATGAAAGGGATCTGACCAATTCTTCTTCCGAGCGGGTAGTTTTCCCTGAAGCCTGTGTGCTTACAGACCATATCCTCAAACTAGGGATAAACGTAATTGAACACCTGAGATTCTATCCTGAAAATATCCGGAGGAATCTGGAACTGCTAAGAGGCCTTAATATGGGAGAGGCCGTAATGATTGAGCTTGCAAAAAGAGGAGTAGGCAGGCAGGAAGCCCATGAGCTTGTGCGGACTGCAGCGATGAAAGCCCACGATACGGGACAGCACTTCAAAACTGTGCTTCTGGAAACTCCTGATATTGCAAGATATTTGACTGCTACAGACATAGAGAATCTGGTAAATCCTGATAAATATATAGGAACTGCAGTGGAACAGGTTGAAGTACTTGTCGCGAAACTTCGTGAGGCTTATTCCCTCTAA
- a CDS encoding methylamine methyltransferase corrinoid protein reductive activase, which translates to MRCGVAIDLGTSGYRAQKIDLDTEEIRRTVITLRNPLPGANVMDHMDFAIHYGQDLAHGLSINAVKNIFQALDVKNEELERLSICGNPIQLSIFQGISIEDLAYAGERKKKKYNIQEQDRSARIVHSSEIPEFDEYDCEIVVPPAIKHEVGADALALIIKSGMLDSDEISIATDYGTNAEMALKVKDIIYTGSAAAGPALEGQQIRHGNLASPYVISDFEFENGGLRNYVLSEEMKPVPGDVINPATGEILEEGQIKAKGITGTGVIALIEKGIERGLIELPKINTPDGLIHLQNRMTFSEKDLKEAGKAIGAIRAGHITLCSTAGIEMADIDAAYMAGAAGTYMDAAKAQKIGLIPYATGKISQLGNTSLAVAREILLSEKRLWELQDIASQIIGTHIMFATSPEFRDVYVLELAYWEEGMPFKMFKKYLKKKELPGLGDPIQNPIIDKRVERDIPVLGEEGLHVLERVGTYMTMVVDCPECKKCIKVCPTGAISIDDENRVMISTDLCEGAHCQKCIRACPPEKFNWENLEVFKQNLQE; encoded by the coding sequence ATGAGATGTGGAGTTGCAATTGACCTTGGAACAAGTGGGTATCGAGCTCAAAAAATCGATCTTGATACAGAAGAGATCCGAAGAACAGTGATAACTTTGAGGAATCCTCTTCCTGGAGCTAATGTGATGGATCATATGGATTTCGCAATTCACTATGGCCAGGATCTCGCACATGGACTTTCTATAAATGCAGTAAAGAACATATTCCAGGCTCTTGATGTGAAAAACGAAGAACTTGAAAGACTTTCAATATGTGGGAACCCAATTCAGCTATCTATCTTTCAGGGGATAAGCATTGAAGATCTGGCTTATGCAGGAGAGCGGAAGAAAAAGAAGTACAATATACAGGAGCAGGACAGAAGCGCGAGAATCGTACATAGCAGCGAAATTCCCGAGTTTGATGAGTATGACTGTGAGATCGTAGTTCCTCCTGCAATAAAACATGAAGTTGGGGCCGATGCCCTTGCTCTGATTATAAAATCCGGAATGCTCGACAGCGACGAAATTTCAATTGCCACGGACTACGGAACAAATGCAGAGATGGCCCTCAAAGTGAAGGATATTATTTATACGGGATCGGCAGCTGCTGGCCCTGCCCTTGAAGGACAGCAGATAAGGCATGGAAACCTTGCGTCTCCGTACGTTATATCAGATTTTGAATTCGAGAATGGGGGATTAAGGAACTACGTTCTGAGTGAAGAAATGAAACCAGTTCCCGGAGATGTAATAAATCCGGCAACCGGGGAAATCCTTGAGGAAGGTCAGATCAAAGCCAAAGGAATCACAGGTACTGGGGTCATAGCTCTGATAGAAAAAGGAATCGAACGTGGCCTTATAGAGCTCCCAAAGATTAACACTCCAGACGGGCTTATTCATCTGCAAAACCGGATGACTTTCTCTGAAAAAGACCTGAAGGAAGCCGGAAAAGCTATAGGCGCAATTCGTGCAGGGCATATTACTCTCTGTTCCACCGCAGGTATCGAAATGGCAGACATCGATGCGGCTTATATGGCAGGTGCTGCCGGTACATATATGGATGCGGCAAAAGCCCAGAAAATCGGTTTGATCCCGTACGCAACAGGAAAGATCTCCCAGCTTGGAAACACTTCACTTGCAGTAGCCCGTGAAATTTTGCTGTCGGAAAAGAGGTTATGGGAGCTGCAGGATATTGCAAGTCAGATAATAGGTACACATATAATGTTTGCGACTTCTCCGGAATTCCGGGACGTATATGTTCTTGAACTTGCATACTGGGAGGAAGGCATGCCCTTTAAAATGTTCAAGAAATATCTCAAAAAGAAAGAGCTTCCAGGTCTGGGAGACCCGATACAGAATCCCATTATTGATAAACGTGTGGAGAGAGATATTCCAGTTCTTGGAGAAGAAGGACTTCATGTACTTGAAAGAGTCGGAACCTACATGACGATGGTTGTCGATTGCCCCGAGTGCAAAAAGTGTATTAAAGTCTGCCCAACTGGCGCCATATCAATTGACGACGAAAACAGGGTTATGATAAGCACTGACCTCTGTGAAGGTGCCCATTGCCAGAAATGTATCCGAGCCTGCCCTCCGGAAAAATTTAACTGGGAAAATCTTGAGGTTTTCAAACAGAATCTGCAGGAATAA
- a CDS encoding flavodoxin family protein, translating to MTVFSGSHKGREGNTLILVEEFLKGAEEVGAETENIFLIEKRIGYCRGKFECWLKTPGSCTIRDDMDDLLPKFVASDIAIFACPVYFDNIPAVMKNFIDRLTPVLVPHFEEDEMGEYRHAKRYEKLPKLAVISNAGLPGQTNFEVESLFFKRLARTFHTELVAEIYRGEGEIFRGKNNIMLKPLLGKYKKALRRAGRELVENQTLSEKTTTELEKPIVPESLYIKFGNEEWDRLCEENKVD from the coding sequence ATAACAGTATTCAGCGGGAGCCATAAGGGCAGGGAAGGAAACACTCTAATTCTGGTAGAGGAATTCCTGAAAGGAGCAGAAGAAGTCGGAGCAGAAACCGAAAACATTTTCCTGATCGAAAAAAGAATTGGATATTGCAGAGGAAAATTCGAGTGCTGGCTCAAAACCCCTGGAAGTTGCACAATCAGGGACGATATGGATGATCTGCTTCCCAAATTTGTAGCTTCAGATATTGCAATATTCGCATGTCCCGTGTATTTCGATAATATTCCGGCTGTTATGAAAAACTTTATAGATAGACTTACTCCTGTGCTTGTGCCTCATTTTGAAGAAGACGAAATGGGAGAGTACAGGCACGCAAAACGCTATGAAAAGCTTCCAAAACTCGCCGTGATATCAAACGCTGGGTTGCCGGGCCAGACTAACTTTGAGGTTGAAAGCCTTTTTTTCAAGCGGCTTGCAAGAACGTTTCACACTGAACTCGTTGCTGAAATTTACAGAGGAGAAGGAGAAATCTTCAGGGGCAAAAACAATATCATGCTAAAACCTCTCTTGGGGAAGTATAAAAAAGCTCTCAGACGCGCAGGAAGAGAACTTGTAGAGAACCAGACACTCTCAGAAAAAACCACAACAGAACTCGAAAAACCAATTGTACCTGAAAGCCTGTACATAAAATTCGGGAACGAAGAATGGGACCGGCTGTGCGAAGAAAATAAGGTTGACTGA
- a CDS encoding geranylgeranylglyceryl/heptaprenylglyceryl phosphate synthase produces MQVEAHLQKIIDQEGKVHLTLIDPASQTPERAAEIALAAVKGGTDAIMIGGSTGASGTLLDETVIKIKEKVDVPTILFPGSSAGLSRYADAVFFMSLLNSRDLGYVITNQVLGAPLVYQSQIEPISMAYLIVEPGGTVGWVGDAKLIPRKKPELAAVYALAGKYLGMHYTYLEAGSGADKPINPEMIGAVKQVLGENKLIVGGGIRDAEAAKLCALAGADMIVTGTVLEEVRDVTVKVAELVSAIKR; encoded by the coding sequence TTGCAGGTGGAAGCACACCTTCAGAAAATCATTGATCAGGAAGGAAAAGTTCATCTTACCCTTATCGATCCCGCTTCCCAAACACCTGAACGAGCCGCTGAAATCGCCCTTGCAGCAGTCAAGGGGGGCACTGATGCCATTATGATAGGGGGCTCAACCGGAGCGTCGGGAACCCTGCTTGATGAAACCGTCATAAAGATAAAAGAAAAGGTAGATGTCCCAACCATTCTTTTCCCGGGAAGTTCAGCCGGGCTTAGCAGGTATGCAGATGCCGTATTTTTCATGAGTCTTCTGAACTCGAGAGATCTAGGGTATGTGATCACAAACCAGGTTCTGGGAGCTCCGCTTGTATACCAGAGTCAGATAGAACCTATCTCCATGGCATACCTCATAGTTGAACCCGGAGGGACTGTTGGTTGGGTAGGGGACGCAAAACTGATCCCCAGAAAGAAACCTGAACTTGCCGCAGTATATGCCCTTGCAGGCAAATACCTTGGCATGCATTATACCTACCTTGAAGCCGGGTCCGGAGCTGACAAGCCCATCAACCCTGAGATGATAGGAGCTGTCAAGCAAGTTCTAGGGGAAAACAAACTCATTGTTGGCGGTGGGATTAGAGACGCAGAGGCTGCAAAACTCTGTGCATTGGCAGGTGCGGATATGATAGTTACCGGCACCGTTCTTGAAGAAGTAAGGGATGTTACTGTAAAAGTGGCTGAGCTTGTATCAGCAATAAAAAGATGA
- a CDS encoding ABC transporter ATP-binding protein — MLRVSNLVKDYEVRSEKIRVLDHIDFTVEDGEILGITGRSGSGKSTLLRIVRGVEPFQEGTVEVDGEIITPASGIEGEKFLKSVTAIHLQRNFGLWNGPAIENVIRKLNYLRVGYESLPRNEYLPHSVDTDYDELFKEAMEYLKLVGLEDKALHSTNLLSGGEKQRVVMARQLAAKPRLLLLDEPVTMTGPDTKQEVLDVIKSLKKKLNIPIIVVSHLPEIHAYLADRLIFLENGKIAAEGEPSLVLKNFLRDMKPKEKLVEPEKKEVCIKVKDISKRYSIIRMGEVLNIKDFSLDVYRGEILAFIGSSGAGKTTLMKLMEGLVKQKSGTVEYLCSGDWVDVTRYSEKRMELRRIMSIMNQEFSMSVNSTVREQIRFRLSMKKQGAIEHARRKAREIGLSDETLDTIYRLPDMPEEEKETALRELNLNDTIYFDLFPTIPITDVDTYARPVFEALDLPMEILDKTPYQISGGEHVRAFIALSLATSPEYLMLDEPFGDLDPVTLRDVTNSLKRINERFGTTIVLVSHHMDFVREVAHRTILIDNGALAMDGDPAEVCQELINRSNAPYMEHSLEDLVEGSLETK; from the coding sequence ATGCTCAGAGTTTCCAACCTGGTTAAAGATTATGAGGTACGTTCCGAAAAGATAAGAGTGCTGGACCATATCGACTTCACGGTGGAGGATGGAGAAATCCTTGGGATAACAGGTCGAAGCGGAAGCGGAAAGTCGACATTGTTGCGCATCGTCCGAGGAGTTGAGCCCTTTCAGGAGGGAACTGTGGAAGTAGATGGAGAAATTATAACGCCTGCTTCAGGGATTGAAGGGGAAAAATTTCTGAAGAGCGTAACCGCAATACACCTACAGCGAAACTTCGGGCTCTGGAACGGGCCTGCGATTGAAAATGTTATAAGAAAGCTGAACTACCTCCGAGTGGGGTATGAATCCCTTCCACGGAATGAATATCTCCCGCATAGTGTAGATACTGATTACGACGAGCTGTTTAAAGAAGCAATGGAGTATCTAAAACTGGTGGGCCTGGAGGATAAGGCGCTTCATTCCACCAATCTTCTGAGCGGGGGAGAAAAACAGAGAGTTGTAATGGCAAGGCAGCTTGCCGCAAAGCCGAGACTCCTTCTTCTCGATGAACCTGTTACAATGACCGGGCCGGATACAAAGCAGGAAGTTCTTGATGTAATAAAAAGCCTGAAAAAGAAGTTGAACATCCCAATTATAGTAGTTTCTCACCTTCCGGAAATTCACGCTTATCTTGCCGACAGGTTGATTTTCCTTGAAAACGGGAAAATTGCAGCCGAAGGAGAACCTTCTCTGGTACTTAAAAATTTCCTCAGGGATATGAAGCCAAAGGAAAAGCTTGTGGAACCCGAGAAGAAAGAGGTCTGCATTAAAGTTAAGGACATTTCAAAACGTTATTCCATCATCAGGATGGGAGAAGTCCTGAATATCAAAGATTTTTCTCTCGATGTTTACAGAGGAGAAATTCTGGCTTTTATCGGGTCCTCGGGAGCTGGAAAAACAACCCTTATGAAACTCATGGAAGGGCTTGTAAAGCAAAAGAGTGGAACCGTCGAATATCTCTGCAGTGGAGACTGGGTAGATGTCACCAGGTATAGCGAAAAACGCATGGAACTCCGCAGGATCATGAGTATTATGAACCAGGAATTCTCTATGTCTGTGAATTCCACGGTAAGGGAACAGATTCGGTTCAGGTTAAGCATGAAAAAGCAAGGTGCAATTGAACACGCAAGGAGGAAAGCCAGGGAAATAGGGCTGTCGGATGAGACCCTTGATACTATATACCGCCTGCCTGACATGCCAGAAGAAGAGAAAGAAACCGCTCTGCGGGAACTCAATCTGAATGACACAATCTATTTTGACCTCTTCCCGACGATCCCGATAACTGATGTTGATACCTATGCAAGGCCGGTATTCGAAGCCCTTGACCTGCCAATGGAAATTCTTGACAAAACTCCTTACCAGATCAGCGGGGGCGAGCATGTCAGGGCTTTCATCGCCTTAAGCCTTGCAACCTCTCCCGAATATCTTATGCTTGATGAACCCTTCGGAGACCTTGACCCTGTAACTCTCAGGGATGTCACAAACTCTTTAAAAAGAATCAACGAACGCTTTGGCACGACCATTGTGCTTGTAAGCCATCACATGGACTTTGTTCGGGAAGTTGCTCACAGGACTATATTGATTGATAACGGAGCCCTTGCAATGGATGGAGATCCGGCAGAAGTCTGTCAGGAACTGATCAACAGGAGCAATGCCCCTTACATGGAACACAGTCTGGAAGACCTTGTGGAAGGCAGTTTGGAGACTAAGTAA